The Oncorhynchus nerka isolate Pitt River linkage group LG12, Oner_Uvic_2.0, whole genome shotgun sequence genome includes a region encoding these proteins:
- the LOC135574378 gene encoding loricrin-like has protein sequence MREVTLGLSCGGPHESQVTLGLSCGGPHESQFHHSTAEVTLGLSCGGPHESQVTLGLSCGGPHESQVHHSTAEVTLGLSCGSPHESQFHHSTAEVTLGLSCGGPHESQVTLGLSCGGPHESQFHHSTAEVTLGLSCGGPHESQVTLGLSCGGPHESQVTLGLSCGGPHESQVTLGLSCGGPHESQVTLGLSCGGPHESQITLGLSCGGPHESQVTLGLSCGGPHESQVTLGLSCGGPHESQVTLGLSCGGPHESQVTLGLSCGGPHESQVTLGLSCGGPHESQVTLGLSCGGPHESQVTLGLSCGGPHESQVTLGLSCGGPHESQFHHSTAEVTLGLSCGGPHESQVTLGLSCGGPHESQVTLGLSCGGPHESQVTLGLSCGGPHESQVHHRV, from the exons atgagagag gtaactctgggtctttcctgtggcggtcctcatgagagccaggtaactctgggtctttcctgtggcggtcctcatgagagccagttccatcatagcacagcagaggtaactctgggtctttcctgtggcggtcctcatgagagccaggtaactctgggtctttcctgtggcggtcctcatgagagccaggtccATCATagcacagcagaggtaactctgggtctttcctgtggtagtcctcatgagagccagttccatcatagcacagcagaggtaactctgggtctttcctgtggcggtcctcatgagagccaggtaactctgggtctttcctgtggaggtcctcatgagagccagttccatcatagcacagcagaggtaactctgggtctttcctgtggcggtcctcatgagagccaggtaactctgggtctttcctgtggcggtcctcatgagagccaggtaactctgggtctttcctgtggcggtcctcatgagagccaggtaactctgggtctttcctgtggcggtcctcatgagagccaggtaactctgggtctttcctgtggaggtcctcatgagagccagataactctgggtctttcctgtggcggtcctcatgagagccaggtaactctgggtctttcctgtggcggtcctcatgagagccaggtaactctgggtctttcctgtggcggtcctcatgagagccaggtaactctgggtctttcctgtggcggtcctcatgagagccaggtaactctgggtctttcctgtggaggtcctcatgagagccaggtaactctgggtctttcctgtggcggtcctcatgagagccaggtaactctgggtctttcctgtggcggtcctcatgagagccaggtaactctgggtctttcctgtggcggtcctcatgagagccaggtaactctgggtctttcctgtggcggtcctcatgagagccagttccatcatagcacagcagaggtaactctgggtctttcctgtggcggtcctcatgagagccaggtaactctgggtctttcctgtggcggtcctcatgagagccaggtaactctgggtctttcctgtggcggtcctcatgagagccaggtaactctgggtctttcctgtggcggtcctcatgagagccaggtccATCATCGCGTTTGA